In a genomic window of Quercus lobata isolate SW786 chromosome 4, ValleyOak3.0 Primary Assembly, whole genome shotgun sequence:
- the LOC115983865 gene encoding uncharacterized protein LOC115983865 isoform X2 yields the protein MEPAKIDWKRIESIFVEDELYEHINAPKWVDFLAPHESVDDEAWFCRPNCKHPKTAEDFLKSTPSKLTSSANGSESFPLRDQSKRDAKLKRRGLNNPKFNEDSENQNPNLSTPPVHPAKSTKTAIKSSTEKKKMVNDMPQNNELPRLKGTLSARNLFAGRDILNQITEFCNELKRMATRTRERETVERLIVEKSNVCVEEKATKEGSCEVLGKVNEKDKEKERKPLLEVDKEKSLGMEESSVKEKLRRKKADEAENVPISLDLNNVKHKREESLLQIRTNPPSPQCFSATRGPTKITPSKATKSRMMATQERGILQEVEQSKEVMKGESADKGRPESIVEGREARALDVFWFLKPCTLSN from the exons atgGAACCAGCAAAAATCGATTGGAAGAGAATAGAGTCAATATTTGTGGAGGACGAACTGTATGAGCACATAAACGCACCCAAGTGGGTGGATTTCTTGGCTCCGCACGAATCTGTGGATGATGAGGCCTGGTTTTGCAGACCCA ATTGCAAGCATCCGAAGACTGCTGAGGATTTTCTCAAGTCAACTCCTTCTAAG CTCACAAGCTCAGCTAATGGTTCTGAATCTTTTCCACTCCGTGATCAAAGTAAAAG AGATGCAAAATTGAAGAGAAGAGGGCTTAACAATCCCAAATTCAATGAAGATAGcgaaaatcaaaacccaaatttatCAACTCCTCCAGTTCACCCTGCCAAGTCCACGAAGACAGCAATCAAATCAAGcacagagaagaagaaaatggttAATGACATGCCACAGAACAATGAGTTGCCGAGGCTGAAAGGCACTCTCTCGGCAAGGAACTTGTTTGCAGGGCGGGATATACTTAATCAGATCACTGAGTTTTGCAATGAATTGAAGAGAATGGCGACGAGGACGAGGGAGAGAGAGACTGTGGAGAGGTTGATTGTGGAGAAGAGTAATGTGTGTGTGGAGGAAAAGGCGACAAAGGAGGGTTCTTGTGAAGTTTTGGGGAAAGTGAATGAGAAGGATAAGGAGAAGGAGAGGAAACCATTGCTTGAAGTGGATAAAGAAAAGTCTCTAGGAATGGAGGAAAGCAGTGTTAAAGAGAAGCTGAGGAGGAAGAA AGCTGATGAGGCAGAGAATGTTCCAATTTCTCTTGATTTGAACAATGTAAAGCACAAAAGAGAGGAAAGCCTGCTGCAAATTCGGACAAATCCTCCCTCTCCCCAATGCTTTTCTGCTACTCGTGGACCAACCAAAATCACCCCATCAAAGGCTACCAAATCCAGGATGATG GCTACACAGGAGAGGGGGATACTTCAAGAAGTAGAGCAAAGTAAGGAGGTGATGAAAGGGGAATCTGCAGATAAAGGCCGACCTGAATCTATTGTTGAAGGAAGAGAAGCAAGAGCCTTGGATGTATTTTGGTTCCTTAAGCCTTGCACACTATCCAACTAA
- the LOC115983865 gene encoding uncharacterized protein LOC115983865 isoform X1, translating into MEPAKIDWKRIESIFVEDELYEHINAPKWVDFLAPHESVDDEAWFCRPNCKHPKTAEDFLKSTPSKLTSSANGSESFPLRDQSKRDAKLKRRGLNNPKFNEDSENQNPNLSTPPVHPAKSTKTAIKSSTEKKKMVNDMPQNNELPRLKGTLSARNLFAGRDILNQITEFCNELKRMATRTRERETVERLIVEKSNVCVEEKATKEGSCEVLGKVNEKDKEKERKPLLEVDKEKSLGMEESSVKEKLRRKKRADEAENVPISLDLNNVKHKREESLLQIRTNPPSPQCFSATRGPTKITPSKATKSRMMATQERGILQEVEQSKEVMKGESADKGRPESIVEGREARALDVFWFLKPCTLSN; encoded by the exons atgGAACCAGCAAAAATCGATTGGAAGAGAATAGAGTCAATATTTGTGGAGGACGAACTGTATGAGCACATAAACGCACCCAAGTGGGTGGATTTCTTGGCTCCGCACGAATCTGTGGATGATGAGGCCTGGTTTTGCAGACCCA ATTGCAAGCATCCGAAGACTGCTGAGGATTTTCTCAAGTCAACTCCTTCTAAG CTCACAAGCTCAGCTAATGGTTCTGAATCTTTTCCACTCCGTGATCAAAGTAAAAG AGATGCAAAATTGAAGAGAAGAGGGCTTAACAATCCCAAATTCAATGAAGATAGcgaaaatcaaaacccaaatttatCAACTCCTCCAGTTCACCCTGCCAAGTCCACGAAGACAGCAATCAAATCAAGcacagagaagaagaaaatggttAATGACATGCCACAGAACAATGAGTTGCCGAGGCTGAAAGGCACTCTCTCGGCAAGGAACTTGTTTGCAGGGCGGGATATACTTAATCAGATCACTGAGTTTTGCAATGAATTGAAGAGAATGGCGACGAGGACGAGGGAGAGAGAGACTGTGGAGAGGTTGATTGTGGAGAAGAGTAATGTGTGTGTGGAGGAAAAGGCGACAAAGGAGGGTTCTTGTGAAGTTTTGGGGAAAGTGAATGAGAAGGATAAGGAGAAGGAGAGGAAACCATTGCTTGAAGTGGATAAAGAAAAGTCTCTAGGAATGGAGGAAAGCAGTGTTAAAGAGAAGCTGAGGAGGAAGAA AAGAGCTGATGAGGCAGAGAATGTTCCAATTTCTCTTGATTTGAACAATGTAAAGCACAAAAGAGAGGAAAGCCTGCTGCAAATTCGGACAAATCCTCCCTCTCCCCAATGCTTTTCTGCTACTCGTGGACCAACCAAAATCACCCCATCAAAGGCTACCAAATCCAGGATGATG GCTACACAGGAGAGGGGGATACTTCAAGAAGTAGAGCAAAGTAAGGAGGTGATGAAAGGGGAATCTGCAGATAAAGGCCGACCTGAATCTATTGTTGAAGGAAGAGAAGCAAGAGCCTTGGATGTATTTTGGTTCCTTAAGCCTTGCACACTATCCAACTAA